The DNA segment GACACAGCTGTAGGTGAGGAATTAGCATCGTGTCGTGATGAGGGCAGGCATGGCATGTGAAAAGGGcagagatggaggagaaagaaggaagagcaTGGTGACATCGggggagaaagaaagggaggCGCATTTGTCAAAGAGACTCGGTTTCGCTGCTGATTGAGCCGAACGCGTTGGGATGGTACGCTTATGGGCTCGGTCTAATCCTTTGAAATGAAACACCAGCACGTGGAGGAGTGGCCCAATGCCGATATTTGCTGCGCGGTGGCTCCAAAGTTGCCGGACTGCTGGGACTCTGGTCGTCAAGGCTGAGAGGCGTGGGGGTGCACAGCAGGAGACAGTCGAGAGAAGTCGTCCAAAGTGAGGCGGTGAACAGTTGTTGGGTTGCATTTGGAAGATGCGACAAGGGCAAACGGCAAGCACAGCATCAGGCATCGAATGACCATGCAGCCAGCCATGCATCGGGGTattggggggaggaagattaTGATTATGGGTGATTCTTGCGAGCGACGAGCAACTTACTATCGACGTCATGACTGGGTGCTGAGAGTGGTAGGTAGCTTATCGCAAAAATCTCAAAAATatcatgctgctgctgtttgtCGCCAACGAGATAGATGAAGGTGGTTTGCGACGCGGGGCGCGcaggtgggaggtgggttgtGGCGACAAGGCTGGCAGGTGGTTCGACTGAGCAAGTGtatgttgttgttttcgtTTTCTGTTCGCTGTTCGTGGCGGGGTGCTGGACCCTGTAACGATCGTCTTTCTCTCCGAATCAGAGGCTGGTTGAGATGGTGAAATGATTGAATATCTCGGAGGGTCGGGGCAAGAGGTGATCAACCTCGGAGTGAAATATCGCGAGCCATGGCAGCTGTGGGAtttgcgggggagggggagggggggagtgCGGCGCCAACGATtcgtgatgatgatgatgatgatgatgatgctgatgctgatcaAGACCCCTGTAAGGTACTTTGGGAGGATTGAAGTACTTGGGGTAAAGCGACCTAGCGTATCGataaggtaaggtaaggtaaggcAAGGTGGTAAGGCAGCGATAAGAAAAGCGTTGGCTAggtggcagcaacagcgccGGTGGTTTTCTGGGAGTTGTAGATCCGATTGATCGCCAGTGGTCGAGATcttgggaaaaaaagaacaaaaatgAGGTGATGCAGGGCTGATGGATCCCTCTTATTCAATCCTTCTGGAAGCGCGGCCGTTGTGCTATAGTGGAGTTGCTCTCAGATGCTACGCCGAATTGGGGGGACCCCCCGGTTCTTCCGACCGGTACCAGGAACCGTGGTCCTTGGAAATTTCACAGCCGGGAGATGTTCGAGGCCTTGTCCACCATCTTGGCAGGTCCTTCCTACAAGAACAACACGAGAATGAAATTATATGTGATACCTACCACGtcttgtctctctctctctctcacacacacacacacactctctctctctctctatctcttctcctctcctctaagaaaaacaaaatgtCACCATCGGCCAATTGACCGGCCGCATTAGCTTGGTGTCTACAGTGACAGTGACAGAACGATCCTGCCCGCACCCCGCTCTCTTCAAACTTGTCACTCACCCATCCAGTGCATATGCAACTGCTTCCCAAAATATCCTCCCCTCTCACAAAACTATCGGATGTCTTTTCTGTCTCTCCAGGCGAGAGCCCCAGCTAGGCTAGTGAGACGTTCATCTCCGTGTCTTAGTCACTAATACACCGGTCTGTGACCTGATTGCCGGGTTTCCACGTGGGAGAAATCCATCTGGACCGCtgcccaccctcccccccggctCCACGGGTTGATCAGGCTGATCTTGGTCTGCAAATCGGCAGCGTCTTATTTGTAACCTCTACGGGACACCATTCATCCGGGCCTCTGTTTTGGGTTGAACAGCATCGACAAAGTCCCTCGTGATTTTTGTCACCAGGTTAGTTCTCTGCCGGTTGAATTGCATCTCTCACCTACATATGTCGCACAGTGGCACCGTTACAAGCGACCGTTGACACTTACACTCttgccgccgtcgccgcctcTTGGCCCTGAGAAAATCCCCACACTCACACCTCCCTCTTTAAGAACAAGTTTCAAGGCCCTTACCCATGTCTAGCACGCGGCTCTCCTTTTCTTTCGTTTCTAATTCGGACATTCCGAATTGATGCCCAAGAAGAATTCCGCCCGAAACAACGGGAAACAGTTTCTTGACACGAACAGAAGGGGGCGGAAGAGCCCACGAAACAGTCGAAACAATTTCAACCCTCGCCAAACATCCTGCTCATGCAGATGAGAAcatggggggagaggggcagGGAAACGATTTCATCACCTCGATTTCATCACCTTGATTTCATCATCCCGCTCACACAACGCGGCTCGCTCGCACTCGCTTATTTGTCTACTTCAGAACATacctcttctctctcttgcgGTTACCATTTTTGATCTCTCTCAATCCCGTTCaggacacacacacacacacacacacaaaccatGCTTAGGAAAATCTTGGCGGTgtgtgtgggaggaggacacggccaccaccaccaccaaaacacccaACATATcaagaaccaaaaaaaaaaaaaaaaaaaaaaaaagagagataTTTAAGCATCTTTTTAGCCTCTGCGCTTCTCCGGTCCGAAACCCACTTCTTCCCGTTGTCTGGGAATTGACCTACCTTCCTTCCATCACACCGTAGTAAAAAAGCAACCTACCACCTGCGACGCTCTAACGACGTCAACAAGGGTGAGTTATAGGTATTAGGTGCCGGAGctaaaaaaggggggggggaggggtggtaaTGCTAAGGTACAAAAAAACGTTGGATTATGATGCCGGGTGTTACTCTACTTTTTTGCTAGGTAGTTATAtcccgtcgtcgtcaacaGCACTCTGTCAACCAATGTCGTTGAAGCCTcgcctcaaaaaaaaaaagactacaaactccaccaccaccaccaccaccaccacctcctcctcctcctcctcctcctcctcgtgtTACTGAGAAGTCTCGCAAGCATCCCCAGAATCAACTCTAGCAGCCCCTCCCAAATTCTACCGAGGGTGAACCTCCCCGAGGTTCTCGGGATATCTAACCTCGGGGACGACATCAGTTTGTTTTTGTTCCCGCCGCTCCCCCCCACCGGCAAAGTTTTCTTTCCTGTCGGGATTCAACGTCGTTTTTTTACCCCGGATTATACAAAAATTCCTGGGAAGGACCCCAAACCCGGATATTCTGGCAtttttcccccccccccatctgCAACAGTGTGATGACAACAGGTATGGAGCCCAACCATGGATCCAGTCAATGCCAGTTTTATCCGGCCGACACCTTGGATTGGCGGTACCCGGCTGGGCAAACTTGACGGTTGTAATCTGTTATCTTGCcgttccaaaaaaaaaaaaaaaaaaaaaaccagaagaaaaagaaatagTGCTTTACTGGAGCGGTGGCTGTTGCTTGTTTttctcatcgtcatcagctCGTCATGACCATGTGAGCTGAAGTGAAATCAGTTCGTGATCTTTTATGTGCAATAGCGGCTACAAGACATCTTCTACTCCCCTGATGAGGTAGCTTAGACTTGAATGATATACCCAAACCAGGGCTATACGTAGTGTGCGTGGAAAAACTCATGGAGAATTCTGAATTATTCGCCAGAATGTAGGATGGTAAAATACAAAAACAACCTGGCCCTTTTCGAGGGCCAGGATTTGATCGTAGCTATCAAGGAGACATCTCTACGCTGAAAGGGACGTCTCTCTTCGTTTCACTCTACTTCCACACCTTAGGGCACACATTGATGTCAAACTGTAAATCGTACAGAAATGTCAATGCAATAGCACCTctctcctttcctttcctaTCCTATCCCCCATTTCCTTATCCTATGCAACCACATCCCAATTCCTCATCCTATgcaaccacatcccccaaaaccatgCCAAAATACCTGGGTATCTAAAAAGtaacaaaaaaagagaaaaaaaacagaaaacccGCCCCCATGTTGAATCATACAAAACTCGTCAATCCTATCCTACCCCCTCCAATAATTATAATAAAAactcaaaacaaaaagaaagaaaaatccATCTAACATGTATGCCTCCCCAAAGATATATATGCCCACCCATGCGATGAAAGaaagcagaagaaaaaaacgcTCAGACAaagaacaacaaaaaaaacataaAACACCGCCCCTATTATGCCCCCCTTACAATGCAAttgctcctccttcccacaCACATCTACTGGAAAGTCTCAAGCAAAAGGatccctcccctcactcttctcaaactcaacctccaccctcttcttcgccggctccccctccctaTGATCATctttcacctcctccacctccacctcctcttctcgtccctgtccctccccccctctcaacccaccaacaacctctctaccaccaccaccaccaccaccaccaccaccgccatacctctccacccacaaCTTCCTCAGCACCCCATAAATAAACTGATACTGCCCCTCCGCTtgcaccatcatcttcctctgctccctcAACTGATTCACCGTGTCGAAAATCAAatcctcccccagcaccatccccccaGTCTCACTACTCCCCCCCTCGctcccctcaccctccccatccctaTCCCtatcccactcccccccttccctcttcccccctctttcaCTGACCGACCCGCGCCTCGAGTTGTTCGCAGTAGcaaccatctcatcccaccGCTCCAACACCCCagcctccaactccctcatcAAATGCTCCAGCGCGATAAACGTCCCCgacctccccaccccagcAGAGCAGTGCACAATCCTCGGATTATGCGGCCCCGCATTCTTCTCCCTCGACAAGCCCATCAGCGTAAAAAACGAGTCCAAGTCCTCCATCGCCGGGACGCCGAAATCCGGCCACTTTTTATAGAGAAAGTGCCAGAgaatcttctcctccactgccccccccccaccaccaccactcgacACACTCGATTCAGTAGGTGAGGGGACataatcctcctccaaaacagGAACCTCGAGCTTGCCAGGCGACGAGGTGGCAGCACCAGGAGACTTCATCTTGACGTCCATATCCGCGTCCCTCTCCGTttccctcgtcgtcgccgcaGAGCTCGGTTCAGGAGTTTTATCCCGTCCATTGGTGAAAAGCCGGACCGGAGAGCGGGATTTCTTCCTGTTTTgtcccccgccgccaccgccgcggGAATGGATTGTAATGACCAGCTTGCGTAGCTCAATCGCGTCCCCTGCCGGGGTGGGCTCCAACCCGTCGCACCGGACCGTCGCCCTGaacccatccccaaactcaTCCCTCTCGTTGATCTCAAGCGGGGGGTCTTCCTGGCTCCGTGGAAAGTAAGGAAAACACTTCTCCATGTGCCCCTCGTGCGTCTCGGTCAACATGACAATCACACCCGGCGATTCGACCTgttccaccaccatcctccagaCGTGGTCCATCGAGTTTTGCTTTGGCCCCTGCATGGCGATGTACCGGTCTGGTTCTCTCGGCCGGCCGCTGATGGGGAAAGGGTGCAGGACGATGGGGGAGGCGTTGACGTAGTCGAGTTTTCCTTCTGGGACCTGGAGCTTGATCCGGTGGTTGTGCCAGGGTTGGATGTTCATGTACCTGTCCAGTTTTCGGAGATGGGGCCCTTTTACGCGAGCCCAGCGAAAGTCgggggagaagctggacgagTTTTCGTTTTCGAGGCCTTGTTGGATGCGCATTCTTTCGAGCCAGACTAGTTCGCCGAATTTGAATTCGATGTCTGACACACACAAGTTAGTGATGTGAAAAAGTaagggggaggaaagggaatTACTGACCTATCTCGTTTGATTCCAGAAACGCGGGCATCTTCACCTGCTTTGGTACTCGCAAcaatgaggatgatgatgatgatgatgatgatgatgatgatgatgatgatggcttctccttcagttgttgttgttgttgttgttgttgttgtaccTGCAGCAACTGCTGTCCACTCTCCCCATTATTCTCCCCAGCCGTCTGTAGCCCACTCGTATCCATCTTCAAACTCAAAGGCGACACCGGCCTGCCATCAACCGAACCAGCAACCGGCGCAGTCGCCAAAGGTGAATGCGGCATCGACGCGGGAGGCGAATCGCGCGCCCGCTTCTGCGACCGGTGGAAAACCCGACTAAAAGGGCTGAGCTTCCCGCCAAACGGTCTCAGCGGCGACTCGGGCACCGGCAGAGGAAGATCGCCAGGTGGAGGGGTGATCTTTCCGGTTGGATCAGTCGTcaagttgttgttgctgctgctagGTCCAGCAAGACCGTTGGTTATCAGCGGGGGACCAGCAGGCAGCTTCTTTTTGGCCCGCCTGAACCGTGGGAGGTGGGCCATGGTTGGCATGGATGGCGGTGAGCTGAGGAGGAACAGGCGCCGCTTGATGTGCTCCGCGGCGTTACGTGTTGGGATTATGGTTTCGGTTTGGCTGTGTGTGTGGCACACAACACGAAGCAGTTCGGATTATTATTATGGAGATCGTTGTGGTAGGTAGGGTAGTGTTGAGGCGGTGACTGGTTGcgcaagagagaaaaaaaaaaaaggttaaAACGGAGAGGGGCGATGAAACGGTTACTCAAAAGGCGAGGAGAGACCAGTGGGCGAAAGGTGCGATGGAGGGGAAAAagtgaggcggaggaggggacgaggaggtAATATGTcgggcggtggcggcgacgaggGGTAAAATAGGTCGATCTCTTTTTCACCCCCCGGTATTACTTGCAGTAGGTGAGCAGGTCACCTCTTTCGTCGGAGCTCTTCTTGTTGTCGGGTCGTCTCTTTGAAGATTAGATcagaaaaagggggcccCAGGACAAGGCTATTGTTTGTCTCTGACCCGGCCGGGAGCAAGCGAGTTtgtgtctctctctctctctcttttgaGGAAGATCAAACAGGAGCCTCTGGAAGGAAGGTGACGTTTTTGTTACTTGTCGCAAAGGAGACTGGTGACTGGTCGGAAATGTTGCGCTTCTGCATCTTTTTCTGCAACTGACTTGGACGCCCAGAGGCGGCTGCACAGCGGGTGCTTTGCAAATCCCGCTCCAGCGCTGAAATTAGCGGCAGCAGTGGACCCCCTTTTCATGGGTTAATTTTCCTTTGGAATTCCCACAGAAGCTCACCAGTGGGTGTTGGTGACCGGGGCCCTGGCCGGCTTTGCGGCTGGTGAAGAAGCCAATGAAACCTCACACCGGGCGTCATATCAGACGGATGATAATGGTATCCAACCTCGAGACACCCGTCAGGCACATCTGCCATGGCAATGGACAGCCCTGACTTGCTAGTCCTTTCACTGCATATGCAGCTGACGTGCTAACAGCCTCACGCGATCACCTCAGTCAACAGATCGACATTTTTCTGTTGGCCACATAATAAAACAGAGAGATTGGTCACGGACAGGTCAATGTGTGAAAAAAGGTCACCTGTGTCTCTACAAGACCTTGATTTTGTCCCTGCTCtacttcttcccccccctctccctctccctccccctccccacctcctccaccccagccTCAACCTGTATCTTaaccgcctccctcaacttctgcaccacctccccctgcCCCGAAAACGCCCTCTCCAGAatctcatccatctccctctccaccttggccacattcctcccccccataTTCTTattccctcccccaccaaccttcAAATCAACAAACACACCCGCCCACCTCTTCGTAAAAGCAACaatgctcctcctcagctcatcatccaacTGCTCATGaacatccacctccccttctttaccccctcctccctccttgaCCCCAttccctctgcctcctcctcctcctcctcccaaacccagcagTGAACTTCCCGGAATATAGCCCCCAATCGTCCCCCCCAAACTGCCCACCCgttcccaaacccccctgaTTAGATTCCCCCCTACCGGCTTCAATATTCCGTCCCAAATCTGCCCAAAATGCTGCATCTCCCTGATCCTCCCCGAGACCGACTGCGTACCAATATGCACGTTTCTGATGTCGCCAATCTCGAGCGTCACAAGCTCGTTCTTGAGGATAAGCAAGTTTTTAATCATAAACAGATCTGGGTCGGTACCCTTGTGGGGAGCTGCGCGGATGCGGGCCTCGGCGCGGTGAAGGCATGAGATGGACTCCCGGAGCAggctgaagatgatgggggagttGCGTTGCTATTGGACAGGTTAGATGGGGGTgtggatgggaaaggggggcgggagagagagagagagggaaaacaTACGCAGCGTTCTTTGGGCATGGATTGATCAAACATGACCAACAGCTCAATAGCCCGCTTGATAGGGGGAAAAGCGTTCGAGGAGGAGTCATTGTTGGTTACTGGCCCGATCTTGAGCGAGTCTGGGGCGACGGcggccttggtgatggaTTTGGATATCTCGGCTTCGAAAAGAGCGTCGGTGAACGTCCAGAGGTGCTCAGTAAGTAGCCGCGCGGTGAGCTCCCTGCAGTGAGCCACAAACGGGGtttcatcctcgtcaaagtcCAACAGGAGATACTCGTTGGTGACCCAGCCTGTTATGTTGCACACTGTTCTCAGGTCGCTATTGTGGAGAACAGActggaggttggtggcgaCAGGGGCGACGTTTGTGCCCGTGACCAAAGACCCGGCGTGGGAGGATTTGAGGGCGGTGAAGGCAGATTTGGGGTCGGTTGAGTATTGGGTCTCGATGGCGAAGATTTTCCGGAAGAGAGAGGCTTCATTGTAGGAACGCTCGTAGCACTGCTTGACGAAGTTACGGGCCGCGGTCTCGACGGATTCCTTGGCTTCTGAGCGGAAGGCGTCGAGGTCGCTTTGAATTAGTGGTTTCAGGTCTCTTTCTCTGACGGCCCAGTAGGCGTGGAAGATGTTGTTGGCTGTGTTGGCATAGATGTCCCAGTTGAGTGCTGTTTGCGGATGGCCGTTTTGATCGTAGACGTTGCGGATGACGGTCTGGATGTTTGGTATTAAGGAGTAGGACTCCAGCAATGTCTCTTCAAACCGGCCATAAGCCAGGGCGTGCCGTGCGGACTCGGACCGCGTAGCCAATATTTGTTTGGAAATTTCGGCAGAAACTCGGTT comes from the Podospora pseudocomata strain CBS 415.72m chromosome 5, whole genome shotgun sequence genome and includes:
- the COG3 gene encoding Golgi transport complex subunit 3 (COG:U; BUSCO:EOG09261CWO; EggNog:ENOG503NV3Q), encoding MFEDSWYSFVPDYQQQQRQAQSSGHQRKKSLLQPPNGVDNVDGAGSLPVLFEDQEDTNSPPEPTLSRRAKSYSDFYDIVKAQIGGKPHHKKKKGRRIRHGRTWEALGVPESVAAKLPVEQDAHDAELDKELLEASQQEFLLYHDQLVMTERHLGTLVEDANSALKVLESLSQSFRAVDDQTSSFKAQCDDLLTEQKRLQKLADDVGTDLHYYAYLDNVSRRLNAPGAGRLVEDDTFADILSSLDSCIAFMTKNTTYRDAESYLARYQALLTKALHLLEVGFTNRLNRVSAEISKQILATRSESARHALAYGRFEETLLESYSLIPNIQTVIRNVYDQNGHPQTALNWDIYANTANNIFHAYWAVRERDLKPLIQSDLDAFRSEAKESVETAARNFVKQCYERSYNEASLFRKIFAIETQYSTDPKSAFTALKSSHAGSLVTGTNVAPVATNLQSVLHNSDLRTVCNITGWVTNEYLLLDFDEDETPFVAHCRELTARLLTEHLWTFTDALFEAEISKSITKAAVAPDSLKIGPVTNNDSSSNAFPPIKRAIELLVMFDQSMPKERCQRNSPIIFSLLRESISCLHRAEARIRAAPHKGTDPDLFMIKNLLILKNELVTLEIGDIRNVHIGTQSVSGRIREMQHFGQIWDGILKPVGGNLIRGVWERVGSLGGTIGGYIPGSSLLGLGGGGGGGRGNGVKEGGGGKEGEVDVHEQLDDELRRSIVAFTKRWAGVFVDLKVGGGGNKNMGGRNVAKVEREMDEILERAFSGQGEVVQKLREAVKIQVEAGVEEVGRGRERERGGKK
- a CDS encoding hypothetical protein (EggNog:ENOG503Q46P; COG:T) gives rise to the protein MPTMAHLPRFRRAKKKLPAGPPLITNGLAGPSSSNNNLTTDPTGKITPPPGDLPLPVPESPLRPFGGKLSPFSRVFHRSQKRARDSPPASMPHSPLATAPVAGSVDGRPVSPLSLKMDTSGLQTAGENNGESGQQLLQVQQQQQQQQQLKEKPSSSSSSSSSSSSSSSLLRVPKQVKMPAFLESNEIDIEFKFGELVWLERMRIQQGLENENSSSFSPDFRWARVKGPHLRKLDRYMNIQPWHNHRIKLQVPEGKLDYVNASPIVLHPFPISGRPREPDRYIAMQGPKQNSMDHVWRMVVEQVESPGVIVMLTETHEGHMEKCFPYFPRSQEDPPLEINERDEFGDGFRATVRCDGLEPTPAGDAIELRKLVITIHSRGGGGGGQNRKKSRSPVRLFTNGRDKTPEPSSAATTRETERDADMDVKMKSPGAATSSPGKLEVPVLEEDYVPSPTESSVSSGGGGGGAVEEKILWHFLYKKWPDFGVPAMEDLDSFFTLMGLSREKNAGPHNPRIVHCSAGVGRSGTFIALEHLMRELEAGVLERWDEMVATANNSRRGSVSERGGKREGGEWDRDRDGEGEGSEGGSSETGGMVLGEDLIFDTVNQLREQRKMMVQAEGQYQFIYGVLRKLWVERYGGGGGGGGEVVGGLRGGEGQGREEEVEVEEVKDDHREGEPAKKRVEVEFEKSEGRDPFA